The Methanobrevibacter sp. TLL-48-HuF1 genomic sequence TAACAACATTAGCTGTATTAATTGTTGAAATAACAGTTACATTATTTTTAACTGATTCATTAGTAGCTAAATTTTTAGATTCTATAACATAGCTACCTGGTGCAAGATTAATACCAATATCAGCAGCACCGTTTTTATCAGTGGTTTTATTATAAGCTACACCATTAATAACAAAGGTAATGTTTTGATTAGCTAATGCTTTTCCGTTTTCATCTAAGAAAATAGCAGAAAATTTAGTACCATTTTTATAGAATAATGAAATATCCTCAGAAATTATAGTACTATTTTTTTCAGGAGTTGAGGAATTAGTTCCATTGCCACCAGCAGTTCCATTATCGCCAGTGGAAGTATTAGTAGAAGGAGCAGGTACATCCCCACCAGTACTTGAATTTTGATTAACATCATCTGAAACAGTAGGTTCAGATGCGCTAATTACATCTGTAAAACTTTGTTCTGATACAATAACATTATTAGCATCATTTATAGCAACAGTATCATCACCATCAACAGATTCAGCACTTACAGCTGAAAAAGATAAAGCTGCTAATAATATTAAAGTAAATAAAAATATTTTATTAAACTTCATAATATCACAAAAAATATCATTATTTTTTCAATAATGTAATATAAATTATACATTTTATAATATATAAATGTTTAATATGAAAAGTAGTTCACCACCACCAAAGTGGTGATGATTAAGGAATTATAAATTTTGAGATACTCTGTCTTTTATAATTTCATATAATCGAGTATCAATACCTAAAGGGTCAGCTAAAACGATTTCACCATCAAAATCAAATGCTTCTTCGTGATCGTGATCATGGTCATGGTCATGATGGTGGTGGTGATGATGATGTCCATGATCATGGTCATGATGTTCCCCGGATATTTCAGATTCATCAAAATCATTTTCAATTCCTAATAATTTTGGAATATCTCTTCTTGTATGAAGTCCATGAGCTACAAATACAGGGACAACAATGATTTTTTCCAAATCGTTTCCATTAGTTAATTTATTAATACTTTGAGGAATATTAGGTTCCCTCATTTCCATAAATCCATATTCAACAATAGCTTCAGGGAATTCTTCTTTATACATTTGTGTATATGCTTCAATTACTTTTTCACCTTGGTCTAACCTACTACCATGACTTAAAAGTAAAATTCCAGTTTTAGATAAATCACTAGTCATTATAATCACATAAAAAATTAAATTAAAAAATATGAAAAATCTATAAAGCTTTTTCCATATTTTTTACTAAAATATCAATTAAAATATTATCTGAACCAATAGGTTCCGGATATAAAATTTCCCCTTCAAAATCAATTGCTTCCAAATCATGATGATGGTGATGATGATGCTCATGACCATGTTCATGACTATGTGAATGTGAATGGGAATCAGCCTCTTTTAAACCCAAAATAGTTGGAATATCAGAAGTTGTATGAACTCCAGGAGCTATAAACACCGGTACAACAACTAATCTGTCAATTTCATTCTCATTAATAAGCTTGTTAATAGAAGTCGGAATGTTAGGTTCTACAAGTTCCATAAATCCAAAATTAGATGGATATTCAGTAGTTTCGCTAAATTTCCTATAGACTTCACTTATAAACTCTTTATTATATTTTAATCTGCTTCCATGAGAAACTAATAAAATTCCTGTTTTAGCATCACCATTTAACTCAGAGTCAGCTAATGCTTCATTAATTCTTTTATTGATAACTTCTAAAAGATCATCATCTGGGCCAATAGCTGGTAATAACTCAATATCTCCATTAAAATCAACATCGTCAGCAATAGATAAATAATGGTCATCAGGATAATTACCATCAGGGCATCTAGGATCAGTTTCCAGTGGACTTAATCCTAAAAGAGTTGGAATATCAATATTGGTATGAATTCCAGGAGCTAAAAATACAGGAATAGCTATTATTTTTTCAAGTTCTGGAACTTCTTTTTTTAAATTTTCAACAGCTCCAGAAATGGAAGGTTGGGCTACTTTCATATAACCTACTTCCGTAGCAAATCCAGTAGCCTTGTTAAATTTATCTTTAATCTCATTAAATGTAGTTTCTGCAAAAGGGAGACTACTTCCATGGCTTACTAATAGAATTGCAATTTTATTTTGTAACTCTAAATTTGAAACCATAGGAGATTACTCCGTCCTCACCATCTTCTCTAATTTTTCTGA encodes the following:
- the cfbA gene encoding sirohydrochlorin nickelochelatase: MTSDLSKTGILLLSHGSRLDQGEKVIEAYTQMYKEEFPEAIVEYGFMEMREPNIPQSINKLTNGNDLEKIIVVPVFVAHGLHTRRDIPKLLGIENDFDESEISGEHHDHDHGHHHHHHHHDHDHDHDHEEAFDFDGEIVLADPLGIDTRLYEIIKDRVSQNL
- the cfbA gene encoding sirohydrochlorin nickelochelatase, whose translation is MVSNLELQNKIAILLVSHGSSLPFAETTFNEIKDKFNKATGFATEVGYMKVAQPSISGAVENLKKEVPELEKIIAIPVFLAPGIHTNIDIPTLLGLSPLETDPRCPDGNYPDDHYLSIADDVDFNGDIELLPAIGPDDDLLEVINKRINEALADSELNGDAKTGILLVSHGSRLKYNKEFISEVYRKFSETTEYPSNFGFMELVEPNIPTSINKLINENEIDRLVVVPVFIAPGVHTTSDIPTILGLKEADSHSHSHSHEHGHEHHHHHHHDLEAIDFEGEILYPEPIGSDNILIDILVKNMEKAL